The DNA window GCTGCCATGGCCATGGCAGATGGTGTCAACTGGGGTGATGGCGCTCGTCTGGCCGCCCGTTCAGCTGTTCACGGTTGTCTGGACTATCTGGACCGGGCGGTCTTCGGACAGGCGCTGGAGTGCCGAGCCACCACAACCCAGGAGGTTTTTGTGAGTTTGCTGCGTAGTCTTTGGGAGGGACACGGTTGTATCCTGGAAGTTGGAGGAGCCCTATCTACTCTGACCATAGCCGTGGTGCTGCCGCTGGACGGAGCGCCAGGGAAATATGTCGTGTGCTCTTGTAATGTTGGCGATTCCCTGGGTTATGTGTACTCCAAGAAGCACGGAGTACGGGAACTAACACAGGCCTCACACGACATCAGTTCCATGCGGGACATGCGCGATGCGTTGGGTGCCCTTGGACCGGCGGATGGCAACAAGCCGGAGCTGAGCAATCTAACATTCTCGATGACCTGCATTGAATGTGGAGACATAGTCTTTTTAACCTCGGATGGAATCAGCGATAATTTCGATCCAGTTGTGGGCAAGTTTGCCGAAGCCTGGACACCGGATGTTAAGCTTCAGACGTCGGGACATGGCAAGCCCGCCAACTTGGCACCCAAACGGCAGAACAAGAGCGCATCCGCCATCTATGCCCGTCTGCATCCTTCGACTCCGCCGACACGGCCAGCTCGTCAGTCTAAGGCGGGAAGTCCGCCTAATAATGCGCCAAGTCGACCAAAGTATATGCGCTCTCAAACGCTCATTGAACCACGCCAGGGATTGGTATCAGCTCCACCGCCATCGGTGGTGCCCCAACGCATTCCAAAGTCCATCTCGGGACTGCCCCTTGTTACCGGTCCCCAGCGGCATGCTCTTACCCTGTACCGCTTGGAGGATCTGCTCAGCTATGGCATCAACGGCACGTTTTCGCCCTGCGTATCGGCCCGCAGGCTCTGCCACTTGCTCATCGATTTTGTAAGGATGATAACGTCAGCCAGGAGGAAGACTCTAGAGCAAAGGGAACTTTTCTACAAACTCTCTACGGGACCAGATGGCGCCAAGCGCGAGGTACAACTGAACCGCATGCAG is part of the Drosophila sechellia strain sech25 chromosome 3R, ASM438219v1, whole genome shotgun sequence genome and encodes:
- the LOC6607210 gene encoding PP2C-like domain-containing protein CG9801 yields the protein MPSLRQKVTTYFRQLSFIAEPRDGRRRASEHEDDDGSFITKYLEGRMQRQFVEGPEIYNGQDPTEMPVLKLDAYEAGNCSITAACTGPDEGLTGIKRSKLHLSTSFADDIDFIDTQQENDDCYGVRKSTPPVQVATQNSTRLTSKFGRPPAGPRRQSSAEQPSGSASVSGMRSRKNSKSSIANLAAASAGTDAGKANSDQNNRNVLNAKTEVSTDGDPNLERERLLREAVSNQGGSAPAALIAGVENWRMECDFAYGISVSLYETNMLTKEPMGNPIADCYGMVVRGDSAAMAMADGVNWGDGARLAARSAVHGCLDYLDRAVFGQALECRATTTQEVFVSLLRSLWEGHGCILEVGGALSTLTIAVVLPLDGAPGKYVVCSCNVGDSLGYVYSKKHGVRELTQASHDISSMRDMRDALGALGPADGNKPELSNLTFSMTCIECGDIVFLTSDGISDNFDPVVGKFAEAWTPDVKLQTSGHGKPANLAPKRQNKSASAIYARLHPSTPPTRPARQSKAGSPPNNAPSRPKYMRSQTLIEPRQGLVSAPPPSVVPQRIPKSISGLPLVTGPQRHALTLYRLEDLLSYGINGTFSPCVSARRLCHLLIDFVRMITSARRKTLEQRELFYKLSTGPDGAKREVQLNRMQHRAARKRVVDSSAFVALPGKLDHATVMAYTVGGGEEHNNGNENGDGVAISPVLQSKEFKETNF